From Elusimicrobiota bacterium, a single genomic window includes:
- a CDS encoding PhoH family protein, producing MIEKKIYLTNSEDALSVFGQYDENLKLLEKRFNVRIFARGDEITIKGRKKNVENTVNAMNDIIQKLKTDTVELTSVNTDYVTDAVIITDRGKPIKPRTETQKKYISAMKKYDMVFAIGPAGTGKTFLAVAEATRLLKENRVTRIVLSRPIVEAGEKLGFLPGDFYEKVNPYLTPLFDAFFTILGPHQFTRYKNESVIDIVPLAYMRGRTLDDAFVILDEAQNTTLEQMKMFLTRLGSGSKAVVTGDITQIDFENKRLSGLILANEILKQIPQIKFVRFTDKDVLRHGIVKKIVRAFDKWEKRQVKG from the coding sequence ATGATTGAAAAAAAAATATATCTTACTAATTCTGAAGATGCTTTATCCGTTTTCGGTCAGTATGATGAGAACCTGAAACTTTTAGAAAAACGGTTTAATGTCCGGATTTTTGCAAGAGGTGATGAAATTACAATAAAAGGTCGCAAGAAAAATGTTGAAAATACAGTGAATGCAATGAATGATATTATTCAGAAATTAAAAACGGATACAGTAGAACTAACTTCTGTAAATACTGATTATGTAACGGATGCCGTGATAATTACTGACCGCGGAAAACCTATAAAACCGAGAACAGAAACCCAGAAAAAATATATCTCTGCAATGAAAAAATATGATATGGTTTTTGCAATAGGTCCCGCAGGCACAGGCAAAACATTCCTCGCAGTTGCTGAGGCAACAAGATTACTTAAAGAAAACAGAGTCACACGGATAGTTCTTTCCCGACCTATTGTTGAAGCAGGTGAAAAACTTGGCTTTTTGCCGGGCGATTTTTACGAAAAAGTGAACCCGTATCTTACACCACTTTTTGACGCATTTTTCACAATTTTAGGTCCGCACCAGTTCACAAGATATAAAAACGAAAGTGTGATTGATATTGTTCCTTTGGCGTATATGCGTGGCAGAACACTTGATGATGCGTTTGTAATTTTGGACGAAGCACAGAATACAACACTTGAGCAGATGAAGATGTTTTTAACACGGCTTGGCAGTGGCTCCAAAGCGGTTGTAACCGGCGATATTACTCAGATTGATTTTGAAAATAAAAGATTATCCGGGTTGATTCTGGCGAATGAAATTCTTAAACAGATTCCGCAAATAAAATTTGTAAGATTCACGGATAAAGATGTTTTAAGACACGGTATAGTTAAAAAAATCGTCAGAGCGTTTGACAAATGGGAGAAAAGGCAGGTTAAAGGTTAA
- a CDS encoding LysM peptidoglycan-binding domain-containing protein, with protein MIYKKFLLFTFYFLLFTSIFAQQKERTYRVWIWQENGDCLWNIAKRFYGDGRKWKIIYEANKNEIKDPRKIYPKQKLIIPEKTRNMHGTKHKTNTE; from the coding sequence ATGATATATAAAAAGTTTTTACTTTTTACTTTTTACTTTTTGCTTTTTACTTCTATTTTTGCACAGCAAAAAGAGAGAACATATCGCGTTTGGATTTGGCAGGAAAATGGCGATTGTTTGTGGAATATAGCGAAAAGATTTTATGGTGATGGCAGGAAATGGAAAATTATTTACGAAGCAAACAAGAATGAAATTAAAGACCCACGAAAAATATATCCTAAACAAAAACTGATAATCCCGGAAAAAACACGGAACATGCACGGAACAAAACACAAAACAAACACGGAATAG